Sequence from the Suncus etruscus isolate mSunEtr1 chromosome 1, mSunEtr1.pri.cur, whole genome shotgun sequence genome:
tatctctccagcaatatcatttaatttaaaaattatatggagGTACAATAATGATTCTCAACACAAATgatgcataaatattatttacatgTTTAAGACCAATgtcagggggccgggtaggtggcgctggaggtaaggtgtctgccttgcaagcgctagccaaggaaggaccacggttcgatcccccggcgtcccatatggtccccccaagccaggggcgatttctgagcacatagccaggagtaacccctgagcgttaaatgggtgtggcccaaaaaaccaaaaaaaaaaaaaaaaaaaagaccaatgtCAGGACTTCTGTATGCTAAATGAAACATAAGATGAGGTGAGGTATTCACTAATTTATTAAAAACCATAGAGAAGCTGAGAGTGTAGTTCATCAATAGAGACTTGAATGTGGAagttcctgggtttgatctcaataTTTAGCGGATCAAATTTTTTCCAATACCCTCCAAAAAGAAGGGAGGAACATATAATTGGCAGAAGACACCCTACTTCTAGAGAAAACTCATAGtgatcaagaaaataaaagtaggatAATAAAGAGTACACTAATAAAGAAAAGGTGGTTATAAAGAGGACTTAATCTCTTTAATTACTTGGTAAGGAGAATGATTATGGTTACAGAGTAAAAACTAGGAACAGAATTTCATATTAAGGAAAGCAGAAATTGGCACATAGGGGACAGACAAATGGCAGAGGAGCTCTGAGGAAGGACTCTGCACTCCAGCCAGCGATTCAAAGCCTCTGCAGCAGCAGATGAAGCACAGAAGTTGTGTTAGAAGCCAAATGTAGGAAGGGAAGATCCCAAAGAAAAAATCAGTGAGCAGATGGTTCATGTGTGTGCAGATGGCAAGACCTATCGAGGCCCTTAGCAGCAACAGGACTGGCCTGAGGAGGTGCAACCAAAGCTCTCAGGGAGGCACCCAACCAGGTGGCAGCATGTAGGGTGGTAGCAGGTTCTGTGGCAGTGCACTGGGGTGCAGCAAGCTGGCTGGCAGCAGGGAGTGCCACAGCATGGCTGGGAGCAGCAGGACTTGCAGCAGCAAGGTGGGGGGCAGCAGGGTTTGCAGCAGCAAGGTGGGGGGCAACAGGGCTTGCAGCAACAAGGGGAGCAGCAGGGTTTGCAGCAGGTAGGTGGGGGGCAACAGGGCTTGCAGCAACAAGGGGAGCAGCAGGGTTTGCAGCAGGTAGGTGGGGGGCAGCAGGGCTTACAGCAGCAAGGTGGGGGgcagcagggcttgcagcagcaAGGGGGGCAGCAGGGTTTGCAGCAGGTGGTGGTGCAGCAGGTGGTTTGACAGCAAGCTGGGCGGCAGCAAGGCTGGCAGCAGCTGGGCCTACAGCAGGTGGGCTGACAGCAAGGAGAGCAGCACATGATGGCAGGAGTGATGGGTGGACCTGTGTTTAGAGGGGAGTTTCCCAGAAGATACTAACCCCTCTTCTTCTGATGCTTTTATACCCTGGACCCCCAAAGTTTACACCAATAAACTAGAATTTCCTTGTGTTCAGGGATTTGGAAATGAGGAAGTTGTTCTCATAATGTCATGAATCTTTATAAATTAATGCTTGATGTGTTATTTAATTGAGAGTTATTCATAGAAATCTTTCTCCAGAAATAAGGCGGTCGCATCATCAGCATTGTTTCCTTCTTTGATCATAGTCTGATCATGTGACCAAGTTCCTAAAGTTTATGAGGTCATAATATCTTTCTCTCCAGCTTCGTTCGTTGGCCACATGAAGATTCGGTAGGGTGAAGCATGTTCACAGTAAAGAGTAGAATACCAGAATCAGTTGTTTACAGCTCCTCTTGGGAGCTCTATTCCTACTGACTCTCACCCACCAGGGTATAGCTCAGCTCTATGAAATACTTAAAAGATGATTGTTTGGCTATCTGTTACATATAATGAGCAGAACTAAAGCAGGAGAATAACAGAGCTAtagtaactgaaataaaaaatctgTCTATCAATTCTTAGTATCAATTGTTCTTGTACTCCGAGTAGAGAATGGGACAGTCATTCTAGGTATGGGATACTGTTGATATAATTGGGGATCAttctggaagagaagaaagatctAGTGGCACCAGAGTTACCCTTGCTTCCTCCAAAGTATGTCACTTCATGTCTCAAAATGCACAATAACTGCCTCATTCCCTGTCTCCCTCTAtgtctcttgctttctctctctttctttctttgtgattataTATGCCCTGTTTGCTCCTGCATCTTTTCAGCCTTGTATCTAATGATTAGATGCAAAAAATGATATCTCTGAGATATCCTTTCCCTAACTAGATAATTATATTATTGTCATAGGAAATTGCCTCCATAAACAGTATGTTGGGCAAGAAAGATACTCTATGCAATTTAAGGTGTCTAGAGATGCATTATTTGGAACTTGCTCCAAATTGAACATCTCCTTATATTTCACAACCCAATAATTAATGGGTTTATACATTCAGAATGATCTCTTACAGGTGTGCCTAAAGCACCAACCTAGGGAGctgtagagataatacagtaggtaaggtatttgttttgcacagggttgacctatgtttgatcctctgcatccacTATGTTTTCCCaaacccaacaggagtgatccccaagtgcagagcaaaatataatatctgagcactgctgtgtgtagctaaaaaaaaggcagaaaaaaaacttaaataattaagCACCAAGCTAGATTCAAAACCCTGTAGAAATGACTTATTGGCTTCTTCATGTGATATCTACTTTGATCCAATATCCAATCAATAGTTCACAGAACAGGAGCACCCACAATACATGTACTCAGAAACAATGACTAGAAATCCAATTTATTTGCTTCATCTCCTTTCATTCATATACTTAAGAATTTGTTCTCAATTTTCATCACCAATCTTTAGGTAAATGGGATAGTTTTTGTGGCGGAGAAGTTCAAGAGGAAACATAATAGATTATACTTATCACTTGGTAATTTTGAATTCTTACTGTCCTTAGGCCAGAATTAGAAAAATGTTACTGGTAAAAGAAAATTGTCATGACAAGGTCCAATGCAGGAAAAGAATGTCCCAATTCAGGAGATTTACTGGTGTATCTCATGGTGTGTCCATTCCCagaaaaaaagcataaatgaGCAAGGACAGCCATAAAATCACAAGCTAAAAACTTCCAGACAGATTTTATCAGGTAATCCCCCTGAAAAGTTTTCAAGAATAAGAGAAGGCTTTGGGAATGGTAAATAGACCAAAATTGTGGTGGTGAGAAGGGATAAATATGAAGCACCTCACATGATTAAGAAATCACtgtccattatttatttatttacattatttattacatCCCTTTCTACTTTCCTTCCTGAGTTTAAggtttcttcttattttctctctttttcattctctttttttccttcttacattcagtcctttctttcttctttctccttttatccctcttcatttttcttttctttattattttagggGGAGGTTATTTTGAGTCATGCCTGGcaataatactcagagattaatcctggctctgcactcaggaattacttctggtggtggtcaggggaccatatggaatgctgtggattgaacaaagtttggctgcatgtaaggaaagttCCCTACCCACTTTCCTAATGCTCCTGttcctcactttctttttctttatttttttatttatattgatattttcttactttttattgttcacctttttttctttttttatttttctattttcatagttggttctctttttctctctccttcttcatATCCTTGCTTCTGTTCTAGAAGCCGTGACATGCTACACATGAAGAAGAAAATACTGCATGTGAAAGGAGCACAGaataaattgtatatattatCTTCAATATTTCCATAAGAGAAAGCATGTATGTGTCCTACAATTCATCTGATGAAGATGTGGCCAGGATCTAATCAGACCCCTTAGAATAAGAGGAAGATAAAAGCATATTCTCTCCCCCATCCACTTGTAA
This genomic interval carries:
- the LOC126000382 gene encoding keratin-associated protein 9-1-like, yielding MCCSPCCQPTCCRPSCCQPCCRPACCQTTCCTTTCCKPCCPPCCCKPCCPPPCCCKPCCPPPTCCKPCCSPCCCKPCCPPPTCCKPCCSPCCCKPCCPPPCCCKPCCPPPCCCKSCCSQPCCGTPCCQPACCTPVHCHRTCYHPTCCHLVGCLPESFGCTSSGQSCCC